A single genomic interval of Streptomyces sp. NBC_00663 harbors:
- a CDS encoding PIG-L family deacetylase → MTDRPLTLMAVHAHPDDEATGTGGVLARYAAEGIRTVLVTCTDGACGDGPGGVKPGDPGHDPAAVALMRRQELEASCDVLKVSDLEMLDYADSGMMGWPGNDAPGSFWQTPVQEGAARLAELMRHYQPDVVVTYDENGFYGHPDHIQAHRITMAALEMTELSPKVYWTTAPRSMMQRFGEVMREFHEDMPEPDPAEAAALAEIGLPDDEITTWVDTTGFSGQKFDALAAHASQGENIFFLKMGKERFGELMGIETFVRVQDTTDAPVPENDLFAGLR, encoded by the coding sequence ATGACTGACCGCCCTTTGACTCTCATGGCCGTGCACGCCCACCCCGACGACGAGGCCACCGGCACGGGAGGGGTCCTCGCGCGGTACGCGGCGGAAGGCATCCGCACGGTTCTCGTGACCTGTACCGACGGCGCTTGCGGGGACGGGCCGGGGGGTGTGAAGCCGGGCGATCCCGGGCACGATCCGGCGGCTGTCGCCTTGATGCGCCGGCAGGAACTCGAGGCCAGCTGTGACGTCCTGAAGGTCAGCGACCTGGAGATGCTGGACTACGCCGACTCCGGAATGATGGGCTGGCCCGGCAACGACGCCCCCGGATCCTTCTGGCAGACCCCTGTGCAGGAAGGCGCGGCGCGGCTCGCGGAACTCATGCGGCACTACCAGCCCGACGTGGTCGTCACCTATGACGAGAACGGCTTCTACGGCCACCCCGACCACATCCAGGCCCACCGCATCACGATGGCGGCGCTGGAGATGACCGAACTGTCACCGAAGGTGTACTGGACGACGGCGCCCCGCTCGATGATGCAGCGGTTCGGCGAGGTCATGCGCGAGTTCCATGAGGACATGCCGGAGCCGGACCCGGCCGAGGCCGCCGCGCTGGCCGAGATCGGTCTCCCCGACGACGAGATCACCACGTGGGTGGACACGACAGGCTTCAGCGGCCAGAAGTTCGACGCCCTGGCCGCGCACGCCAGCCAGGGCGAGAACATCTTCTTCCTCAAGATGGGCAAGGAGCGGTTCGGCGAGCTGATGGGCATCGAGACCTTCGTACGCGTCCAGGACACCACCGACGCGCCCGTACCCGAGAACGATCTCTTCGCCGGCCTGCGTTGA
- a CDS encoding cation:dicarboxylate symporter family transporter, producing MTHTPGNGRAEQAARIAAEPWYRQLYVQVLVAIVIGIVLGWRWPDLATDMEPIGTTFITAMKMLIGPIVFLTIIGGIAGIAGVADQPCEPPGLGTWGRQVESYGVVAGALRRAAAILRTCFSVSGTCTCTCTCTGPA from the coding sequence ATGACGCATACCCCGGGCAACGGACGAGCCGAGCAGGCCGCGCGTATCGCGGCCGAGCCGTGGTACCGGCAGTTGTACGTCCAGGTGCTGGTGGCGATCGTGATCGGCATCGTGCTGGGCTGGCGGTGGCCGGATCTGGCCACCGACATGGAGCCGATCGGCACGACGTTCATCACCGCGATGAAGATGCTGATCGGACCGATCGTCTTCCTGACGATCATCGGCGGCATCGCCGGCATCGCCGGCGTCGCGGATCAGCCCTGTGAGCCACCAGGGTTAGGGACTTGGGGACGACAGGTCGAGTCGTACGGGGTCGTCGCGGGCGCTTTGCGGCGTGCCGCGGCGATCCTGCGTACGTGCTTTTCCGTGTCCGGTACGTGCACGTGCACATGCACGTGCACCGGCCCTGCGTGA
- a CDS encoding NAD-dependent protein deacetylase, producing the protein MRMRPTLSWTPAEDLPPATTDLGPVVDALSAGGVLVLSGAGISTESGIPDYRGEGGSLGRHTPMTYQDFTAGAQARRRYWARSHLGWRTFGRARPNAGHRAVAAFERHGLLSGVITQNVDGLHQAAGSADVVELHGSLGRVVCLSCGAVSSRRALALRLEEANAGFAPTAAGINPDGDADLTDAQVGDFQVLPCLSCDGVLKPDVVFFGETVPSTRVEQCRRLVRDARSLLVLGSSLTVMSGLRFVRQASQAGKPVIIVNRDPTRGDPHALTRVALPLGAALTTVADALNLTVGTEPTAERAGEA; encoded by the coding sequence ATGCGCATGCGTCCCACCCTGAGCTGGACCCCTGCCGAGGATCTGCCGCCGGCCACCACGGATCTGGGCCCGGTCGTGGATGCCCTGAGCGCCGGCGGTGTGCTGGTGCTCAGCGGGGCGGGCATCTCCACGGAGTCGGGCATCCCCGACTACCGGGGCGAGGGCGGGAGCCTTGGCCGGCACACGCCGATGACCTACCAGGACTTCACCGCCGGCGCCCAGGCCCGCCGTCGTTACTGGGCACGCAGTCACCTCGGCTGGCGCACCTTCGGTCGGGCCCGCCCCAACGCCGGGCACCGGGCGGTGGCGGCCTTCGAGCGGCACGGCCTGCTCTCGGGGGTGATCACCCAGAACGTGGACGGGCTGCACCAGGCCGCGGGCAGCGCGGATGTCGTCGAGTTGCACGGCAGCCTGGGCCGGGTCGTCTGCCTGTCCTGCGGTGCTGTCAGCTCGCGCCGGGCGCTGGCCCTGCGGCTGGAGGAGGCCAACGCGGGCTTCGCACCGACGGCCGCCGGAATCAACCCCGACGGTGACGCCGACCTCACCGACGCACAGGTGGGCGACTTCCAGGTGCTGCCCTGCCTGAGCTGCGACGGCGTCCTCAAGCCGGACGTGGTGTTCTTCGGTGAGACAGTGCCCTCGACGAGGGTCGAGCAGTGCCGCCGGCTGGTCCGCGACGCGAGATCGCTTCTGGTGCTGGGCTCTTCCCTGACCGTGATGTCCGGTCTACGGTTCGTCCGCCAGGCCTCCCAGGCCGGCAAACCCGTGATCATCGTCAACCGGGACCCCACCCGGGGCGACCCGCACGCCCTCACCCGCGTCGCGCTGCCGTTGGGAGCAGCGCTGACCACCGTGGCCGACGCCCTGAACCTGACCGTCGGCACGGAGCCGACCGCGGAACGAGCCGGGGAGGCCTGA
- a CDS encoding cold-shock protein, which yields MASGTVKWFNSEKGFGFIAQDGGGPDVFAHYSNINASGFRELQEGQAVTFDITQGQKGPQAENITPA from the coding sequence ATGGCCAGCGGAACCGTGAAGTGGTTCAACTCCGAGAAGGGCTTCGGCTTCATCGCCCAGGACGGCGGCGGTCCGGACGTCTTCGCGCACTACTCCAACATCAACGCCTCCGGCTTCCGTGAGCTTCAGGAGGGCCAGGCGGTCACCTTCGACATCACCCAGGGCCAGAAGGGCCCGCAGGCGGAGAACATCACCCCCGCCTGA